A section of the Malania oleifera isolate guangnan ecotype guangnan chromosome 2, ASM2987363v1, whole genome shotgun sequence genome encodes:
- the LOC131148428 gene encoding probable polyamine transporter At3g13620 encodes MSNEGETKQLALILPSVVFLICKDIGGAPFGVEAAVGAVGPLFALLGALIFPFIVGVPYTHITAELSSIAPALPSPFWGFFICSVKYFSGIVDLAISAVLCLKYLENASSYFIGRYPRALFLLLSTLSLSFLNYIGFLRRGRYTSTCLFLLPPFLSLLMSLIAISRISIHRCLSTGQEGVPKHWNLLLTTLLWKLKFWEFDREVLMGNVQEKSLLFKAHFISVTLTCFTLAVPIAVVAGALSVNPDEWQNGFFIIAAEMIGGKWLRVLIQTAGALSTVKEFEDGMTNCSYQLVGMVEKGYLPHFIGSQSKRFHTPWVAILVSTGLATVLFADLKLLAAWLRFFRSFAVLLELTLFLCLRWEWPEQNGTISARMRMPGLVVMCLVVSVPYVFTLALTRSLVFPIMACLTFAVIALLYLLMQQCKKKRWFRFSNSEEHPTGEERSGAASDVPADSIHGDQSDGPIGFTESDSGALDFDAKTERMNVAT; translated from the coding sequence ATGAGTAACGAAGGCGAAACTAAGCAGCTTGCCCTCATCCTTCCCTCCGTTGTCTTCCTCATCTGCAAGGACATCGGCGGTGCTCCCTTCGGAGTGGAGGCAGCCGTGGGGGCAGTCGGCCCCCTCTTCGCCCTCCTCGGCGCTCTCATCTTCCCTTTCATTGTTGGCGTCCCCTACACCCACATAACTGCGGAGCTCTCTTCCATCGCCCCTGCTTTACCAAGCCCCTTCTGGGGCTTCTTCATCTGTTCCGTCAAATACTTCAGCGGCATCGTCGACCTCGCTATCAGCGCCGTCCTCTGCCTCAAGTACCTTGAAAATGCCTCTTCCTATTTCATCGGCCGCTACCCCCGCGctctcttcctcctcctctcAACCCTCTCACTCTCCTTCCTCAACTACATCGGTTTCCTCCGCCGAGGCCGTTACACCTCCACATGCCTCTTCCTCCTCCCCCCCTTCCTCTCCCTTCTCATGTCCCTCATAGCCATCTCCCGAATCAGTATCCATAGATGCCTTAGCACTGGGCAAGAAGGAGTGCCCAAACACTGGAATCTCCTCTTAACCACTCTTCTCTGGAAGCTCAAATTCTGGGAATTTGATAGAGAAGTACTAATGGGCAACGTCCAAGAGAAATCTTTGCTCTTCAAAGCACACTTCATCTCCGTGACTCTCACCTGTTTTACTCTTGCAGTCCCTATTGCAGTGGTAGCCGGTGCCCTTTCCGTGAACCCAGACGAGTGGCAAAATGGGTTCTTCATCATCGCTGCTGAAATGATAGGCGGAAAATGGTTACGAGTCTTGATCCAAACTGCAGGGGCCTTGTCAACTGTTAAAGAATTTGAGGACGGGATGACCAACTGCTCTTACCAGCTCGTGGGCATGGTAGAAAAGGGGTATTTGCCCCATTTCATTGGGTCCCAATCCAAACGATTTCATACTCCGTGGGTAGCGATTTTGGTATCCACCGGACTGGCCACCGTTCTGTTTGCGGACCTCAAGCTCCTGGCGGCATGGCTCCGATTCTTTAGAAGTTTCGCAGTACTTTTGGAGTTAACGCTGTTCCTATGCTTGAGATGGGAGTGGCCAGAGCAGAATGGGACGATTTCGGCGCGCATGAGGATGCCAGGACTGGTGGTGATGTGTCTGGTTGTGTCTGTGCCTTATGTGTTCACGTTGGCACTCACGAGATCCCTTGTTTTTCCGATCATGGCATGCCTAACGTTTGCGGTCATTGCACTGTTGTACCTTCTGATGCAACAGTGTAAGAAGAAGAGGTGGTTTAGGTTCAGTAATTCCGAAGAACACCCAACCGGAGAAGAAAGGAGTGGTGCTGCTTCTGATGTGCCAGCTGATTCTATCCATGGCGATCAAAGCGATGGACCCATTGGTTTCACGGAGAGCGATAGCGGTGCCCTTGACTTCGACGCGAAGACGGAGAGGATGAACGTGGCGACGTAG